The following are from one region of the Oncorhynchus masou masou isolate Uvic2021 unplaced genomic scaffold, UVic_Omas_1.1 unplaced_scaffold_8845, whole genome shotgun sequence genome:
- the LOC135537999 gene encoding basic salivary proline-rich protein 1-like: GPPSRQTGKPGTTLPGKPASQGPPPRQTGEPGTPSQANRRARDPLPGKRESQGPPPRQTGKPGTTLPGKRESQGPPPRQTGEPGTPSQANGRARTPPRGNGEPGPLPGKPASQGQPSQETRARPPPGQNWRARDPSQANGRARDPSQAKPASQGPLPGKPASQGPPPRQTGEPGTPSQANGRARDPSQANGRARTPPRQTGEPGTPPSKRESQGPLPGKLRARTPPRQTGRARDPSQANGRARDPLPGKRESQGPPPRQTGEPGTPSQANGRARDPLPGKLRARDPSQANGRARTPSQANWRARDPLPGKRESQGPLPGKLESQGPLPGKRRARDPSRGKLESQGPLPRQTGEPGTPFQANRRARDPSQGKLESQGPPPRQTGEPGTPSQANWRARDPFPGKLRARDPPGKRESQGPLPGKREPETLPGKRESQDFSQANGRARDPSQANWRAQDPSRQTESQGPLPGKRRARTPPRQTGEPGTPSQANGRARDPPGNRRARTLQETE; the protein is encoded by the coding sequence GGACCCCCTTCCAGGCAAACCGGCAAGCCAGGGACAACCCTCCCAGGCAAACCGGCGAgccagggaccccctcccaggcaaactggagagccagggaccccctcccaggcaaaccgtagagccagggaccccctcccagggAAACGGGAGAgccagggaccccctcccaggcaaaccggCAAGCCAGGGACAACCCTCCCAGGGAAACGGGAGAgccagggaccccctcccaggcaaactggagagccagggaccccctcccaggcaaacggGAGAGCCAGGACCCCTCCCAGGGGAAACGGAGAGCCAggacccctcccaggcaaaccggCAAGCCAGGGACAACCCTCCCAGGAAACGAGAGCCAGACCCCCTCCCGGGCAAAACTGGAGAGCCAGggacccctcccaggcaaacggGAGAGCCAGGGACCCCTCCCAGGCAAAACCGGCGAGCCAGggacccctcccaggcaaaccggcgagccagggaccccctcccaggcaaactggagagccagggaccccctcccaggcaaacggGAGAGCCAGggacccctcccaggcaaacggGAGAGCCAggacccctcccaggcaaacggGAGAGCCAGGGACCCCTCCCAGCAAACGGGAGAGCCAGggacccctcccaggcaaactgagAGCCAggacccctcccaggcaaaccggGCGAGCCAGggacccctcccaggcaaacggGAGAGCCAGGGACCCCCTTCCAGGCAAACGGGAGAgccagggaccccctcccaggcaaacggGAGAgccagggaccccctcccaggcaaacggGAGAgccagggaccccctcccaggcaaactgagAGCCAGGGACCCCTCCCAGGCAAATGGGAGAGCCAGGACtccctcccaggcaaactggagagccagggaccccctcccaggcaaacggGAGAGCCAGggacccctcccaggcaaactggaGAGCCAGggacccctcccaggcaaacggAGAGCCAGGGACCCCTCCCGAGGCAAACTGGAGAGCCAGGGACCCCTCCCCAGGCAAACGGGAGAGCCAGGGACCCCCTTCCAGGCAAACAGGAGAGCCAGGGACCCCTCCCAGGGCAAACTGGAGAgccagggaccccctcccaggcaaacggGAGAGCCAGGGACCCCTTCCCAGGCAAACTGGAGAGCCAGGGACCCCTTCCCAGGCAAACTGAGAGCCAGGGACCCCCCAGGCAAACGGGAGAGCCAGGGACCCCTTCCAGGCAAACGGGAGCCAGAGACCCTCCCAGGCAAACGGGAGAGCCAGGACTTCTCCCAGGCAAACGGGAGAGCCAGGGACCCTTCCCAGGCAAACTGGAGAGCCCAGGACCCTTCCAGGCAAACGGAGAGCCAGGGACCCCTTCCAGGCAAACGGAGAGCCAggacccctcccaggcaaacggGAGAgccagggaccccctcccaggcaaacggGAGAGCCAGGGACCCTCCAGGCAACCGGCGAGCTAGGACCCTCCAGGAAACTGAA